Proteins found in one Hypericibacter terrae genomic segment:
- a CDS encoding carbohydrate ABC transporter permease — translation MTDLAIGTARPRRTRDRWAVTGWKFALPGLSVIAIVMGFPLAYAVLLSISSFTLLHPKLLPFVGIENFATVMADEYFWNSVWLTIKYSGITVSAEFLLGLAVALMLNRVVRLKAVYFAVLTIPMAMSPVSVALIWHMLLQPNLGIVNRLFELFGHPGFDWLGSTGLAFWSVVFIDVWQQVSFVILILAAGLASLPHEPYEAASVDGAKEWQKFWYLTLPMLRPIAAIAIIIQLINEFRTYDLVYVLTKGGPGISTDLLSYFAYKRAFLGLSINEGSAASFVLLGMVLALTVLFFRIITRKG, via the coding sequence ATGACCGATCTGGCGATAGGAACGGCGCGGCCAAGGCGAACGAGGGACCGGTGGGCCGTCACTGGCTGGAAGTTCGCGCTGCCGGGCCTGTCGGTGATCGCCATCGTAATGGGATTTCCGCTGGCCTATGCGGTGCTGCTTTCGATTTCGAGCTTCACGTTGCTGCATCCGAAGCTGTTGCCCTTCGTGGGCATCGAGAATTTCGCCACCGTGATGGCCGACGAGTATTTCTGGAACTCGGTCTGGCTCACGATCAAATATTCCGGCATCACTGTCTCGGCCGAGTTTCTGCTGGGGCTGGCCGTCGCCCTCATGCTCAATCGCGTGGTGCGTCTCAAGGCGGTCTACTTCGCCGTGCTCACGATTCCGATGGCGATGTCGCCGGTCAGCGTGGCGCTGATCTGGCATATGCTGCTGCAGCCCAATCTCGGCATCGTCAATCGCCTGTTCGAGCTTTTCGGCCATCCGGGGTTCGATTGGCTGGGCTCTACCGGGCTCGCCTTCTGGTCGGTGGTCTTCATCGACGTCTGGCAGCAGGTCTCCTTCGTGATCCTGATCCTGGCCGCCGGCCTGGCCTCGCTGCCGCATGAGCCCTACGAGGCCGCCTCGGTCGACGGCGCCAAGGAGTGGCAGAAATTCTGGTACCTGACCCTGCCGATGCTGCGGCCGATCGCGGCCATCGCCATCATCATCCAGCTCATCAACGAGTTCCGGACCTACGATCTGGTCTATGTGCTGACCAAGGGCGGGCCCGGCATCTCGACCGACCTGCTCAGCTACTTCGCCTATAAGCGCGCCTTCCTCGGCCTCAGCATCAATGAAGGCTCGGCGGCTTCCTTCGTGCTGCTGGGCATGGTGCTGGCGCTGACGGTGCTGTTCTTCCGGATCATCACGCGCAAGGGATAG
- a CDS encoding ChaB family protein — MGRRFWIVTPAGVFKAMPYSVIEDLPPGVRGHLPQHAQEIYLAAFNNAWAEYGGDPRREEIAHRVAWAAVKRLYIKIGDRWVPRDRM; from the coding sequence ATGGGCCGGCGCTTCTGGATCGTCACACCCGCCGGTGTCTTCAAGGCGATGCCCTATTCTGTGATCGAAGACCTGCCGCCCGGCGTGCGCGGGCATCTCCCGCAGCATGCCCAGGAGATCTATCTGGCGGCATTCAACAATGCCTGGGCGGAATATGGTGGCGATCCGCGGCGCGAAGAAATCGCCCACCGGGTCGCTTGGGCTGCGGTCAAGCGGCTCTATATCAAGATTGGCGATCGATGGGTGCCCAGGGATCGCATGTAG
- a CDS encoding SDR family NAD(P)-dependent oxidoreductase: MINAKLLEGRLALVTGGGSGIGRAIVAALAGAGARVFVTDKNGEAAAAVAREFDRKPLSAALDVTDAAATAQVFDEVWKRLGGLDIVCANAGISTMNQVVDITEAEWDANMDVNAKGVFLTNQAAVRRWRQADRPGVIVNTASLAAKVGAPLLAHYSASKFAVLGFTQALAREVSKHGIRVNCVCPGFVRTGMQEREIVWEAKLRGMTPEAVRQEYISLTPLGRIEEPEDVADIVLFLASDLSRFLTGEAVNASGGVSMD, translated from the coding sequence ATGATCAACGCCAAGCTGCTCGAAGGCCGTCTCGCCCTGGTGACCGGCGGCGGCTCTGGAATCGGCCGTGCGATCGTGGCGGCGCTCGCGGGCGCTGGCGCCCGGGTTTTCGTGACCGACAAGAACGGTGAAGCGGCAGCCGCCGTGGCGCGCGAGTTCGACCGCAAGCCGCTCTCGGCCGCCCTCGACGTGACCGACGCGGCCGCGACCGCCCAAGTCTTCGACGAGGTCTGGAAGCGGCTGGGCGGGCTTGACATCGTCTGCGCCAATGCCGGCATCTCGACCATGAATCAGGTGGTGGATATCACCGAGGCCGAATGGGACGCCAATATGGACGTCAACGCCAAGGGCGTGTTCCTGACCAACCAGGCGGCGGTCAGGCGCTGGCGCCAGGCCGATCGGCCGGGCGTCATCGTCAATACCGCGTCGCTGGCGGCCAAGGTCGGCGCGCCGCTGTTGGCCCACTATTCTGCCAGCAAGTTCGCGGTGCTGGGATTTACCCAGGCCCTGGCGCGCGAGGTGTCGAAGCATGGCATCCGCGTCAATTGCGTCTGCCCCGGCTTCGTGCGCACCGGCATGCAGGAGCGCGAGATCGTCTGGGAGGCAAAGCTGCGCGGCATGACGCCCGAGGCCGTGCGCCAGGAATATATCTCGCTGACGCCGCTGGGCCGGATCGAGGAGCCCGAGGATGTGGCCGATATCGTCCTGTTCCTGGCCAGCGACCTGTCGCGCTTTCTCACGGGCGAGGCGGTCAATGCCAGTGGTGGCGTGTCGATGGATTGA
- the glk gene encoding glucokinase, which translates to MKPYLLGDIGGTNARFALCEQGAIGPIERSHTADLPTFLDAVDAYLAPRGGRSGIAGAAIAVAGPVANGRCSLTNSNWTVDQEALRQALHLRDVVVVNDFAAIARSLPRLGKADLVAIGGGKAVPGEPALVFGPGTGLGVACLFAGPEGDIVIPSEGGHATLASTNERQDAIIRHLRSRYGHVSAERVLSGSGLVALYDSIATIDRKIVAVRDAAGITSAALEGSCDVCRAALDIFCAILGNVSGSLALTFGARGGVYIAGGIVPRFPAHLPRTEFREQFEAKGRYRSYLQDIPTWVITHPEAAMVGLSSMIDKTML; encoded by the coding sequence GTGAAGCCGTATCTCCTGGGCGATATCGGCGGGACCAATGCCCGTTTCGCGCTGTGCGAACAGGGCGCCATCGGGCCGATCGAGCGCAGCCATACCGCCGATCTGCCGACCTTCCTCGATGCCGTGGATGCCTATCTTGCACCGCGCGGCGGGAGAAGCGGGATTGCCGGCGCCGCCATCGCCGTCGCCGGTCCCGTCGCCAACGGCCGTTGCAGCCTGACCAACAGCAACTGGACCGTGGACCAGGAGGCGTTGAGACAGGCGCTCCATCTGCGGGACGTGGTCGTGGTCAACGACTTTGCCGCCATCGCCCGATCGCTGCCTCGCCTCGGCAAGGCCGACCTGGTGGCCATCGGCGGCGGCAAGGCCGTCCCGGGGGAACCCGCCCTCGTGTTCGGACCTGGCACCGGGCTGGGGGTTGCGTGCCTGTTCGCAGGCCCCGAAGGCGACATTGTCATTCCTTCCGAAGGCGGACATGCGACGCTGGCGAGCACGAACGAGCGCCAGGACGCCATCATCCGGCATCTGCGGTCGCGTTACGGGCATGTATCGGCCGAGCGCGTTCTTTCGGGAAGCGGGCTGGTCGCGCTTTACGACAGCATCGCGACGATCGACCGAAAAATCGTCGCCGTGCGCGATGCGGCCGGGATCACGAGCGCCGCGCTGGAGGGAAGCTGCGACGTCTGTCGGGCCGCGCTGGACATCTTCTGCGCCATTCTTGGGAATGTCTCCGGCAGCCTGGCCCTGACGTTCGGGGCGCGCGGCGGCGTTTACATCGCCGGCGGCATCGTGCCCCGTTTCCCGGCGCATCTGCCCCGGACCGAGTTCCGAGAGCAGTTCGAGGCCAAAGGGCGCTACCGGTCCTATCTCCAGGATATCCCGACCTGGGTGATTACCCACCCCGAGGCGGCCATGGTTGGACTGTCATCGATGATCGACAAGACTATGCTCTGA
- a CDS encoding BtpA/SgcQ family protein, which translates to MLKETFGSHKPVIGMVHLHALPGSPLYDAKGGIGAIIDGAAADIERLQKGGVDAVMFGNENDRPYLLKATPESLAAMAAVIGALRSTIKIPFGADYLWDPVATVALCVATQARFGREIMTGVFESDMGTWEPDCAGALRLRHNLGRDDLKLMFNVNAEFASSVGTRSVAQRAKSAVFSALADVILVSGPMTGQAASTSDLRSAKEAVGDKPVFANTGVNIDTVKEILSIGDGCIVGTHFKVDGKTFNAVDGDRVKRFMDLVGKSR; encoded by the coding sequence ATGCTCAAGGAAACCTTCGGCAGCCACAAGCCCGTCATCGGCATGGTGCATCTGCACGCCTTGCCCGGATCGCCGCTCTATGATGCCAAGGGCGGGATCGGTGCCATCATCGACGGGGCCGCCGCCGACATCGAGCGTCTGCAGAAGGGTGGCGTCGACGCGGTCATGTTCGGCAACGAGAACGACCGGCCCTATCTGCTGAAGGCGACACCGGAGAGCCTGGCGGCCATGGCAGCAGTCATCGGCGCCCTGCGATCGACGATCAAAATTCCGTTCGGAGCCGATTATCTGTGGGACCCCGTGGCCACAGTGGCGCTCTGTGTCGCGACCCAGGCCCGCTTCGGCCGGGAAATCATGACCGGTGTCTTCGAGTCCGACATGGGAACCTGGGAACCCGATTGCGCTGGGGCCCTGCGATTGCGCCATAATCTGGGCCGTGACGACCTGAAGCTGATGTTCAACGTCAATGCGGAGTTTGCTTCCTCGGTCGGTACCCGGTCGGTGGCGCAGCGCGCCAAGAGCGCGGTGTTCTCGGCGCTTGCCGATGTGATCCTGGTGTCGGGGCCGATGACCGGGCAGGCGGCATCGACCAGCGACCTCCGCTCGGCCAAGGAAGCTGTCGGCGATAAGCCGGTCTTCGCCAATACGGGTGTCAATATCGATACGGTGAAAGAGATCCTCTCGATCGGCGACGGGTGTATCGTCGGCACCCATTTCAAGGTCGACGGCAAGACCTTCAATGCCGTCGATGGCGATCGTGTGAAGCGTTTCATGGATCTGGTCGGAAAGTCGCGGTAA
- a CDS encoding extracellular solute-binding protein: MRFRHLTAWLGGISLAALMTTGTTVAHADQITLHALMEDVPETQIIEAMLPQFEKDTGIKVEFQKLVYSEMHDKLVTQLTGSSSYYNVLEVDFLWAGEFPEAGWLADLKPFVDKSGFDLKPFFPSMLDLVGNHKGTLYMIPMYNYSMGLIYRTDLLADAKLAAAYKTATGKDLALPTSLADYVALSKFMKASGGVAGSAMQGQRGDPNSMEFSNYLFSAGGAYLDKDRKVVLNSPEGLKALELYVDNIKNGAQQGALSATLDDTYRLMCDGKAFSMVTYWWMLPQLDNKEKCPNVAGKVALAVMPGGHGESGGWGWAIPKNESPELQEAAWKFISWVQGEKISIARALEGHAPVRSDTYENKDVLAKFPFYKQALDVVASGDAFPIFAYSAQYEDVLGRQLSLAGSGESKPADALKEAADGLDGLMKKAQ, from the coding sequence ATGAGGTTCAGACATTTGACGGCCTGGCTCGGCGGCATTTCGCTCGCCGCGCTCATGACGACGGGAACGACGGTCGCCCATGCCGACCAGATCACGCTCCATGCCTTGATGGAGGACGTGCCGGAGACGCAGATCATCGAGGCGATGCTGCCGCAGTTCGAGAAGGACACCGGCATCAAGGTCGAGTTCCAGAAGCTGGTCTATTCGGAGATGCACGACAAGCTGGTGACGCAGCTCACCGGCAGCAGCAGCTACTACAATGTGCTCGAGGTCGATTTTCTCTGGGCCGGCGAGTTTCCCGAAGCCGGCTGGCTCGCCGACCTGAAGCCCTTCGTCGACAAGAGCGGCTTCGATCTCAAGCCCTTCTTCCCCTCCATGCTCGATCTGGTCGGGAACCATAAGGGCACGCTCTATATGATCCCCATGTACAACTACTCGATGGGGCTCATCTATCGCACCGACCTGCTGGCCGATGCGAAGCTGGCGGCGGCCTACAAGACCGCGACCGGCAAGGACCTCGCTCTGCCGACCTCGCTCGCCGACTATGTGGCGCTCAGCAAGTTCATGAAAGCCAGTGGCGGCGTCGCCGGGTCGGCGATGCAGGGCCAGCGTGGCGACCCCAACAGCATGGAGTTCTCGAACTATCTCTTCTCCGCCGGCGGTGCCTATCTCGACAAGGACCGCAAGGTGGTGCTGAACAGCCCCGAGGGCCTGAAGGCGCTCGAACTCTATGTCGACAACATCAAGAATGGCGCCCAGCAGGGCGCGCTCTCGGCCACGCTCGACGACACCTACCGCCTGATGTGCGACGGCAAGGCCTTCAGCATGGTCACCTATTGGTGGATGCTGCCGCAGCTCGACAACAAGGAGAAATGCCCCAACGTCGCCGGCAAGGTGGCGCTCGCGGTGATGCCGGGCGGGCATGGCGAAAGCGGCGGCTGGGGCTGGGCCATTCCGAAGAACGAGAGTCCCGAGCTGCAGGAAGCGGCGTGGAAGTTCATCAGCTGGGTCCAGGGCGAGAAGATCTCGATCGCCCGCGCCCTCGAGGGTCATGCGCCGGTCCGCAGCGACACCTATGAGAACAAGGACGTGCTCGCGAAGTTCCCCTTCTATAAGCAGGCGCTGGACGTGGTGGCGAGCGGGGATGCCTTCCCGATCTTCGCCTATTCGGCGCAATACGAGGATGTGCTGGGCCGTCAGCTCTCGCTGGCGGGCTCGGGCGAGTCCAAGCCGGCCGATGCGCTCAAGGAAGCGGCGGATGGGCTGGACGGCCTGATGAAGAAAGCGCAGTAG
- a CDS encoding FGGY-family carbohydrate kinase, with protein sequence MAVLLGLDIGTTSTIGILIDSEGGTLATASRPSELISHHASWAEEDPELWWSNVQAVTAELLARTGLKGRDVAAVGVTGMVPAVVLLDRNGRILRHSIQQNDARATREIDAMRQAIDPERFFRLTGGSINQQLVAPKLRWLERHEPEVFRSIATVFGSYDFIAYRLTGARHVEHNWALESGLMDFGKRRFAEELVAAAGVDPDVFPSIRQSHELIGTISEAAAVATGLAAGTPVVAGCADHVASAYVAGAAEDGDLVLKFGGAGDILLSTAKPVTDPRLFIDYHVIPDHYFSNGCTATSGSLLKWIVRELAAGEEPKAAAAGVSIFSWLDRLAAEVPAGAEGLVLLPYFLGEKTPLHDPYARGTIVGLGLHHRLAHIWRAALEGVIFGFRHHVEVFTERGLAVKRVFACDGGAVSDLWLQIAADAIGRPVQRIEHHPGSCLGAAYVAGVGAGLMNSFSGVSRYVAGGRVFEPRPAQTAIYDRAYANFRETYERLKTLYPKLERND encoded by the coding sequence ATGGCGGTTCTGCTCGGCCTCGATATCGGCACCACCTCGACGATCGGGATCCTGATCGACAGCGAGGGCGGGACGCTGGCGACCGCGTCGCGGCCGAGCGAGCTCATCTCGCACCATGCGAGCTGGGCCGAGGAGGATCCCGAGCTCTGGTGGTCCAATGTCCAGGCGGTCACGGCCGAGCTGCTGGCGCGGACCGGCTTGAAGGGTCGGGACGTCGCAGCCGTGGGTGTCACGGGCATGGTCCCGGCCGTGGTGCTTCTGGACAGGAATGGCCGGATCCTGCGGCATAGCATTCAGCAGAACGATGCCCGCGCGACCCGCGAGATCGACGCGATGCGCCAGGCCATCGATCCCGAGCGCTTCTTCCGCCTGACCGGGGGCAGCATCAACCAGCAGCTGGTGGCGCCGAAGCTGCGATGGCTGGAGCGCCATGAGCCCGAGGTCTTCCGGTCGATCGCGACCGTGTTCGGTTCTTACGATTTCATCGCCTACCGCCTGACCGGGGCGCGCCATGTGGAGCATAACTGGGCCCTCGAGTCCGGCCTGATGGATTTCGGCAAGCGGCGTTTTGCCGAGGAATTGGTGGCGGCGGCGGGTGTCGATCCCGACGTGTTCCCGTCGATCCGCCAATCTCACGAGCTGATCGGAACGATCAGCGAGGCTGCGGCCGTCGCTACCGGCCTTGCGGCAGGGACGCCGGTCGTGGCGGGCTGTGCCGACCACGTTGCCTCGGCCTATGTCGCGGGTGCCGCGGAAGATGGCGATCTCGTGCTCAAATTCGGGGGCGCCGGCGACATCCTGCTGTCGACCGCCAAGCCGGTCACCGATCCGCGCCTCTTCATCGACTATCACGTCATTCCCGATCACTATTTCAGCAATGGCTGCACCGCGACCTCCGGCAGCCTGCTCAAATGGATCGTCAGGGAACTGGCGGCGGGCGAGGAGCCCAAGGCCGCGGCGGCCGGTGTCTCGATCTTCTCCTGGCTCGATCGTCTGGCCGCGGAAGTCCCGGCCGGCGCCGAAGGGCTGGTGCTTTTGCCCTACTTCCTCGGCGAGAAGACGCCGCTGCATGACCCTTACGCGCGCGGCACCATCGTCGGGCTTGGGCTGCATCATCGCCTGGCCCATATCTGGCGCGCCGCGCTCGAAGGGGTGATCTTCGGCTTCCGCCACCATGTCGAGGTCTTCACCGAGCGTGGCCTTGCGGTGAAGCGCGTCTTTGCCTGCGACGGCGGGGCCGTCAGCGATCTCTGGCTGCAGATCGCGGCCGATGCGATCGGTCGGCCGGTGCAGCGGATCGAGCATCATCCGGGCTCCTGTCTGGGTGCTGCCTATGTCGCGGGCGTTGGCGCGGGCCTGATGAATTCCTTCTCAGGCGTTAGCCGTTATGTGGCCGGAGGGCGCGTGTTCGAACCGCGCCCGGCGCAGACCGCGATCTATGACCGGGCTTACGCCAATTTCCGCGAGACCTATGAACGGCTGAAGACGCTTTATCCGAAGCTGGAACGGAATGACTGA
- a CDS encoding ABC transporter ATP-binding protein: MASIELRHVTKRYGHAVTAVRDVSLEIRDGEFMILLGPSGCGKSTALRMIAGLESITEGEIYVGGRLVNDVAPRDRDIAVVFQNYALYPHMTVAENLAFGLKMHGRSTAEIGPQVQRVAAMLGIEGFLARKPGALSGGQRQRVALGRALVREPVAFLLDEPLSNLDARLRADMRLELVKLHRQLGTTIIHVTHDQVEAMTMGQRICIMKDGQMIQAGAPLDVYRNPVNTFVAGFLASPPMNLLEMTLSAGPSGAPVMASGGLRLTVPDAYAQSVKPWVGKTVILGIRSEDLHEKQENAGWQPIEGDVVALEALGAEVILVLAPRGIPGKEISARLGRNFRAAIASNQRLFVDGNEIRLFDPGTTNAIARRA, translated from the coding sequence ATGGCGTCGATCGAACTGCGGCATGTCACGAAGCGCTATGGCCACGCGGTTACCGCGGTGCGCGACGTCAGCCTCGAGATTCGCGACGGAGAGTTCATGATCCTGCTGGGGCCTTCCGGCTGCGGGAAGTCGACGGCGCTGCGCATGATCGCCGGCCTCGAGAGCATCACCGAGGGAGAGATCTATGTCGGCGGCCGTCTCGTCAACGACGTGGCGCCGCGCGACCGGGACATCGCCGTGGTGTTCCAGAACTACGCGCTCTATCCGCATATGACTGTGGCTGAGAACCTCGCCTTCGGTCTCAAGATGCATGGCCGGTCCACGGCCGAGATCGGCCCGCAAGTGCAGCGGGTCGCGGCCATGCTGGGGATCGAAGGCTTCCTCGCCCGGAAGCCGGGGGCGCTCTCGGGCGGGCAGCGCCAGCGCGTGGCGCTGGGCCGGGCGCTGGTCCGCGAGCCTGTGGCGTTTCTGCTCGACGAGCCGCTCTCGAACCTCGATGCGCGGTTGCGGGCGGATATGCGCCTCGAGCTGGTCAAGCTGCATCGGCAGCTCGGCACCACCATCATCCATGTGACGCATGACCAGGTCGAGGCCATGACCATGGGCCAGCGGATCTGCATCATGAAGGATGGCCAGATGATCCAGGCGGGCGCGCCGCTCGATGTCTATCGCAACCCGGTCAATACCTTCGTCGCCGGATTCCTCGCCAGCCCGCCGATGAACCTCCTCGAGATGACATTGAGCGCCGGTCCGTCCGGAGCGCCGGTCATGGCGAGCGGCGGCCTTCGTCTGACGGTACCCGACGCCTACGCCCAGAGCGTCAAGCCCTGGGTCGGCAAGACTGTCATTCTCGGCATCCGATCCGAGGATCTCCACGAGAAGCAGGAGAACGCCGGATGGCAGCCGATCGAAGGCGACGTGGTCGCCCTCGAGGCGCTGGGCGCGGAAGTGATCCTGGTGCTGGCGCCGCGAGGGATTCCCGGCAAGGAGATATCGGCCCGGCTCGGCCGAAACTTTCGCGCCGCCATCGCCAGTAATCAGCGCCTCTTCGTCGACGGCAACGAGATCAGATTGTTCGACCCCGGGACCACAAACGCGATCGCGCGGCGGGCCTAA
- a CDS encoding dienelactone hydrolase family protein has translation MSQSITIPPFGLEGSLDIPLRATALVIFAHGSGSSRLSPRNRQVADALRASGLATLLFDLLRADEGRDRRLVFDIGLLAVRLSAATAWLKARPDCHDLSLGYFGASTGAAAALMAAAEPGSPVQAVVSRGGRPDLAMPALPQVRAPTLLIVGEQDRDVLALNWQALEALRCEKSLLTVPGATHLFEEPGALELVTDHARRWFLDHLTTDKR, from the coding sequence ATGTCGCAATCCATCACCATTCCCCCGTTCGGGTTGGAAGGGTCGCTCGACATCCCGCTCCGCGCCACGGCTCTCGTCATCTTCGCCCATGGCAGCGGCAGCAGCCGCCTGAGCCCGCGCAACAGGCAGGTGGCGGATGCCTTGCGCGCCTCCGGCCTGGCGACCCTGCTCTTCGATCTCCTGCGCGCCGATGAAGGCAGGGATCGCCGCCTGGTCTTCGATATCGGCCTGCTGGCGGTGCGCCTATCGGCGGCAACCGCGTGGCTGAAGGCGCGCCCGGACTGTCACGATCTCTCCCTTGGCTATTTCGGCGCCAGCACGGGCGCCGCGGCGGCCCTGATGGCAGCCGCGGAGCCGGGCTCGCCGGTCCAGGCCGTCGTATCGCGCGGCGGACGCCCCGACCTCGCCATGCCCGCGCTGCCCCAGGTCCGGGCCCCGACCCTGCTGATCGTCGGCGAGCAGGACCGCGACGTGCTCGCACTCAATTGGCAGGCCCTGGAAGCGTTGCGGTGCGAGAAATCTCTGTTGACCGTCCCCGGCGCCACCCATCTGTTCGAGGAGCCGGGCGCGCTCGAGTTGGTCACCGATCATGCGCGCCGCTGGTTTCTCGATCACCTAACGACCGACAAACGGTGA
- a CDS encoding DUF3775 domain-containing protein, translating into MTQVKAPAWVPVLEYSGSPPILGRRTMPMTMTPVTPPQLEIGLSKLCFILIKAREFDAKVEPLDLDAGSNPGDDDEREVLEDYPGDATQQELFDAIDGLNVDEQIELVALTWLGRGDFEAREWKQALATAREAHNARTAAYLVGTPNLGDELEEGMAALGLSCADVEMNHL; encoded by the coding sequence TTGACCCAGGTCAAGGCGCCGGCATGGGTTCCCGTGCTTGAGTATTCAGGATCGCCGCCAATCCTCGGTAGAAGGACCATGCCCATGACGATGACCCCGGTAACACCGCCGCAGCTCGAAATCGGCCTCAGCAAACTCTGTTTCATCCTCATCAAGGCGCGGGAATTCGACGCCAAGGTCGAACCGCTCGACCTCGACGCCGGCTCGAATCCGGGCGATGACGACGAGCGCGAGGTGTTGGAGGACTATCCCGGCGACGCCACCCAGCAGGAGTTGTTCGACGCCATCGACGGGCTGAATGTCGACGAGCAGATCGAACTCGTGGCGCTGACCTGGCTGGGCCGGGGCGACTTCGAGGCGCGGGAGTGGAAACAGGCGCTCGCGACGGCGCGCGAAGCCCACAATGCCCGCACCGCCGCCTATCTGGTCGGAACGCCGAACCTCGGCGACGAGCTCGAAGAGGGAATGGCCGCCCTGGGCTTGTCCTGCGCCGACGTCGAGATGAATCACCTCTGA
- a CDS encoding carbohydrate ABC transporter permease, translating into MKKGRNIVPHLLLVLFSLYILLPPLWVLRTSFVPDSLAYQTSLFPGLTLANYVKLFAKDDFALAYQDSFMAALGSTLLALPLAAMTGYAFARFRTGGQASRFIVLATQMLPPVAIVLPVFAIFRLAGLTNSVPGLMIAYAAVNLPFLTWILMGFFEGVPVELEWAAMTDGATAWGAFWRIVIPVSLPGLAAAGVLGFILAWNEFLFALVLTGPTTATIPVALSGLQSQNGVQIAEVSAGVVLGVAPLLIASRFIQRYLVSGLTFGAIK; encoded by the coding sequence ATGAAGAAGGGCAGGAATATCGTCCCGCATCTGCTCCTGGTGCTGTTCTCGCTCTATATCCTGCTGCCGCCGCTCTGGGTGCTGCGCACCAGCTTCGTGCCGGATTCGCTCGCTTACCAGACATCGCTCTTTCCGGGGCTGACGCTCGCCAATTACGTCAAGCTCTTCGCCAAGGACGATTTCGCGCTGGCCTATCAGGACAGCTTCATGGCGGCGCTGGGCTCGACCTTGCTGGCCCTGCCGCTGGCGGCGATGACAGGCTATGCCTTCGCGCGCTTCCGCACGGGCGGGCAGGCGAGCCGGTTCATCGTGCTGGCGACCCAGATGCTGCCGCCGGTCGCGATCGTGCTGCCGGTCTTCGCGATCTTCCGCTTGGCGGGCCTGACCAACTCGGTGCCGGGCCTGATGATCGCCTATGCCGCCGTCAATCTCCCCTTCCTCACCTGGATCTTGATGGGCTTCTTCGAGGGCGTGCCGGTCGAGCTGGAATGGGCGGCCATGACCGATGGCGCCACAGCCTGGGGCGCCTTCTGGCGCATCGTGATCCCGGTCTCGCTGCCGGGCCTTGCTGCGGCCGGCGTGCTGGGCTTCATCCTGGCCTGGAACGAGTTCCTCTTCGCCCTGGTCCTGACCGGCCCGACGACCGCCACGATCCCGGTCGCGCTCTCAGGGCTTCAATCGCAGAACGGCGTGCAGATCGCCGAGGTGTCGGCCGGCGTGGTGCTGGGCGTGGCGCCGCTGCTGATCGCTTCGCGCTTCATCCAGAGATATCTCGTCAGCGGATTGACCTTTGGCGCGATCAAGTAA
- a CDS encoding DeoR/GlpR family DNA-binding transcription regulator: protein MTSRRSAPAPTKGRQTEGEAGRILAGARQARIAEIVERIGFVSVAEVAATLGVSGMTIRRDLERLEARGLLTRTHGGAMAMAVERADTAGRSDSAARGETYDAEEPAFERRRRRNATAKARIARAAAGLVGAGETVALDVGTSTLALAEELVARDDLRVFTNNLRAAIALTRSRSPVYLLGGQLRGAELAVVGPAATAQVNDYYFDRVFLGVSGVTEAGYFDYALEDSEMKRAFIARARQVIVLCDGSKFDHRALARICALGDAGMIVTDRAPPPHLRRALDEAKVEMLVAAP from the coding sequence ATGACATCGAGGCGAAGCGCGCCGGCTCCGACGAAGGGTCGCCAGACCGAGGGCGAGGCGGGCCGGATATTGGCGGGCGCGCGCCAGGCGCGGATTGCCGAGATCGTCGAACGGATCGGCTTCGTCTCGGTCGCCGAGGTCGCCGCTACGCTCGGCGTCTCCGGCATGACCATCCGGCGCGATCTGGAGCGACTGGAAGCGCGCGGGCTTCTGACCCGCACCCATGGCGGCGCCATGGCCATGGCGGTCGAGCGCGCCGACACAGCCGGCCGATCCGACAGTGCTGCGCGCGGCGAAACCTACGATGCGGAAGAGCCGGCCTTCGAAAGGCGCCGCCGTCGCAATGCGACAGCGAAGGCGCGGATCGCGCGCGCCGCGGCCGGCCTGGTCGGCGCCGGCGAAACCGTGGCGCTCGATGTCGGCACCTCGACCCTGGCCCTCGCAGAGGAGCTGGTCGCTCGCGACGATCTCCGCGTCTTCACCAACAACCTCCGCGCCGCCATCGCCCTCACCCGCAGCCGGAGCCCGGTCTATCTGCTGGGCGGCCAACTTCGCGGGGCCGAACTGGCGGTGGTCGGCCCGGCGGCCACTGCCCAGGTCAACGATTACTATTTCGACCGCGTGTTCCTCGGCGTCTCGGGCGTCACCGAAGCCGGCTATTTCGACTACGCGCTCGAGGATTCCGAAATGAAGCGCGCCTTCATCGCTCGAGCGCGCCAGGTGATCGTGCTGTGCGACGGGTCCAAATTCGATCATCGCGCGCTGGCGCGGATCTGCGCACTCGGCGATGCCGGCATGATCGTCACCGACCGGGCACCCCCGCCCCATCTGCGCCGCGCACTCGATGAGGCCAAGGTCGAGATGCTGGTCGCGGCGCCCTGA